A genomic region of Microbacterium schleiferi contains the following coding sequences:
- a CDS encoding XF1762 family protein produces MSLRIVPVDLKAAREFVALHHRHNEPPVGHKFSVGVAEGSELVGVAIVGRPVSRVIQAEGATLEVIRTATDGTRNANSMLYGAARRATFALGYDRLITYTQVDESGASLRAAGFRVVAQRPPRPGWDTPSRRRTNKADNVPRTLWDATPADITRMESAT; encoded by the coding sequence ATGAGTCTTCGCATCGTTCCCGTGGATCTGAAGGCGGCGCGAGAGTTCGTCGCGCTGCATCACCGACACAACGAACCGCCTGTTGGGCACAAGTTCAGCGTCGGTGTCGCTGAGGGATCGGAGCTTGTCGGTGTCGCGATCGTCGGCCGTCCTGTGTCGCGGGTGATCCAAGCTGAGGGTGCGACTCTCGAAGTGATTCGCACAGCGACGGATGGCACGCGCAACGCGAACTCGATGCTGTACGGAGCGGCCAGGCGCGCGACCTTCGCTCTCGGGTATGACCGGCTCATCACATACACGCAAGTCGACGAGTCTGGGGCGAGCCTGCGGGCAGCTGGGTTCCGTGTCGTCGCTCAGCGTCCCCCGCGCCCAGGGTGGGATACACCGTCTCGCCGCCGCACGAACAAGGCGGACAACGTTCCGCGCACGCTTTGGGACGCAACTCCCGCCGACATAACACGGATGGAGAGCGCGACATGA
- a CDS encoding DNA adenine methylase, whose amino-acid sequence MSGLKSPIQYFGAKQQIADQIVALMPAHRGYIEPYAGSLSVLLAKEPSKIEIVNDLDERLMTFWRVLRERPGELLHLADLTPHSRAELERAAALKDADELELARQVWVLLTQGRSRTMKRTGWRFYADPNGTNASFQTYMDAYRTRLLPAAERLRAVSLECRPALEVIEQYGAFADNLLYVDPPYVHSSRRGARYSHEMTDDDHRAMAATLRECQATVMLSGYASSLYDELFSDWHQVQIGARSDNAVKRDVIEVVWMNRAPGAFLWVDEVTA is encoded by the coding sequence GTGAGCGGGCTCAAATCTCCCATCCAGTATTTCGGTGCCAAGCAGCAGATCGCGGATCAGATCGTCGCACTGATGCCCGCACATCGCGGGTATATCGAGCCATACGCAGGAAGCCTCTCGGTGCTGCTCGCGAAGGAGCCATCGAAGATCGAGATCGTCAACGATCTGGACGAGCGCCTGATGACGTTCTGGCGCGTGCTCCGGGAACGTCCGGGCGAGCTGCTCCACCTTGCGGACCTAACACCACACTCTCGGGCCGAACTGGAAAGAGCTGCCGCTCTGAAGGATGCCGACGAGCTGGAGCTAGCTCGACAGGTGTGGGTGCTTCTGACGCAGGGACGCTCGAGGACGATGAAGCGCACCGGGTGGCGGTTCTATGCCGACCCGAACGGGACCAACGCGTCGTTTCAGACGTACATGGATGCGTACCGGACCCGGCTCTTGCCAGCGGCGGAGAGGCTGCGCGCAGTGTCGCTCGAATGCAGACCAGCGCTCGAGGTCATCGAGCAGTACGGAGCATTCGCGGACAACCTGCTCTATGTCGATCCGCCGTACGTGCACAGCAGTCGCCGCGGCGCACGCTATTCGCACGAGATGACCGACGACGACCACCGAGCGATGGCCGCAACGCTCAGGGAGTGTCAGGCGACGGTGATGCTGTCGGGTTACGCATCGAGTCTCTACGACGAGCTGTTCTCAGATTGGCACCAGGTCCAGATCGGCGCGCGCAGCGATAACGCGGTGAAGCGGGACGTGATCGAGGTCGTCTGGATGAACCGTGCGCCGGGAGCGTTCCTGTGGGTTGACGAGGTGACGGCGTGA
- a CDS encoding phage major capsid protein, with the protein MFEKLLADLRAKRAAAASKIDALRAEGGVLATRDALSAEEQERSMSIVTELGEARSELAGFDAQIAQVEAERDADAEQQRAAEQRKPVNPAPAARVASEPNPVYRKGDTEVSYFRDLYGATTGAQDAIRRLADSQVRAASSAAGSGGEFAPPLWLVEDFVEIARAGRVTADLMQPDTLPEGVASVNLPKATGNTTPAVTQTQNTTITEGSFTSTSVSSGIAEISGKQTVPIALLRQSGVPLDRVILNDLARAYAAVLDGQVIAGSAANGQLRGLITAGTTVTYTTTQPTQASTSTTNSFYSKVLGAQAAMNGTRFLPADTLLMHPNRWLWVLNGYDTAGRPLIPPTANGQNTPGITGGPTAEGYAGTWAGLPVYVDPNIPTNLGAATNQDVAFVLRRDDLWLWESDMETASFDATKAEENAILYRVLGFAAFIPHRHQASVQVISGTGLVAPTF; encoded by the coding sequence ATGTTCGAGAAGCTCCTCGCGGATCTGCGGGCCAAGCGCGCCGCAGCCGCATCGAAGATCGACGCTCTTCGCGCCGAGGGAGGCGTTCTCGCCACCCGTGACGCGCTGAGCGCCGAAGAGCAGGAACGGTCCATGTCGATCGTCACCGAGCTGGGCGAGGCGCGCAGCGAACTCGCTGGTTTCGACGCGCAGATCGCGCAGGTCGAGGCTGAGCGTGACGCCGACGCCGAACAGCAGCGTGCCGCTGAGCAGCGCAAGCCGGTGAACCCGGCGCCCGCCGCTCGTGTGGCAAGCGAACCGAACCCGGTGTACCGCAAGGGCGACACGGAGGTTTCGTACTTCCGTGACCTCTATGGTGCTACGACCGGAGCTCAGGACGCGATCCGCCGACTCGCCGACTCGCAGGTTCGCGCCGCGTCGTCCGCGGCTGGTTCCGGTGGGGAGTTCGCTCCTCCGCTGTGGCTCGTCGAGGATTTCGTGGAGATCGCCCGCGCGGGTCGCGTCACCGCTGATCTCATGCAGCCCGACACTCTTCCTGAGGGTGTCGCGTCGGTGAACCTGCCCAAGGCGACGGGGAACACCACCCCGGCTGTCACGCAGACCCAGAACACAACGATCACCGAGGGTTCTTTCACCTCGACGTCGGTGTCGTCTGGTATCGCCGAGATCAGCGGTAAGCAGACCGTGCCGATCGCGCTTCTGCGGCAGTCCGGGGTTCCCCTCGACCGCGTGATCCTGAACGACCTGGCACGCGCTTACGCTGCGGTCCTTGACGGTCAGGTGATCGCCGGTTCGGCTGCGAATGGTCAGCTCCGCGGTCTGATCACAGCCGGAACGACCGTCACGTACACGACCACACAGCCGACGCAGGCATCTACTTCGACGACGAACTCGTTCTACTCGAAGGTTCTCGGCGCGCAGGCGGCGATGAACGGGACACGGTTCCTGCCGGCCGACACGCTGCTGATGCACCCCAACCGGTGGCTGTGGGTGCTCAACGGGTACGACACCGCAGGGCGCCCCCTCATCCCGCCGACAGCGAACGGCCAGAACACCCCCGGCATCACGGGTGGGCCGACCGCGGAAGGGTACGCGGGAACGTGGGCTGGCCTGCCGGTCTACGTCGACCCGAACATCCCGACCAACCTTGGAGCCGCAACCAACCAGGATGTCGCGTTCGTTCTGCGACGTGACGACCTGTGGCTCTGGGAGTCGGACATGGAGACCGCGTCGTTCGACGCAACGAAGGCGGAAGAGAACGCGATCCTGTACCGCGTTCTCGGGTTCGCCGCGTTCATCCCGCACCGCCACCAGGCGTCCGTGCAGGTGATCTCCGGTACGGGTCTGGTCGCACCGACGTTCTGA
- a CDS encoding HNH endonuclease: MNHPPRVVKDAVIHRDGGFCILALNRCQGEATTTDHRANRQAGGSRILNHPANLIAACAICNGDKADAGAIVLHDLEERGLYIRPGATHAATLQRAIATPVMDLAGDLWLLVDAHTRTPYERES, from the coding sequence GTGAATCACCCGCCCCGTGTGGTGAAGGATGCCGTGATTCACCGGGACGGTGGCTTCTGCATCCTCGCGCTCAACCGGTGCCAGGGCGAAGCGACCACGACGGATCACCGGGCGAACCGTCAAGCGGGCGGGTCGCGCATCCTCAACCATCCCGCGAACCTCATCGCCGCATGTGCGATCTGCAACGGCGACAAAGCCGATGCCGGCGCGATCGTCCTCCACGACCTCGAGGAACGCGGCCTGTACATCCGGCCCGGGGCCACCCACGCCGCCACGCTACAACGCGCCATAGCGACGCCAGTGATGGACCTTGCCGGTGACCTGTGGCTGCTCGTCGACGCACACACACGCACGCCGTATGAGAGGGAATCATGA
- a CDS encoding phage portal protein, whose translation MWACVRLRADLVSTLPIDTFRKVPWGQVEVPKPPVLVEPGGSQVDIVEWMYSTQSDLDSLGNTVGLITEKDGVGKPRRIDLVAREDYRITSVRGAVEYWIQGKKRDSEDVWHERQFTSSGMVVGMSPVAYAALSLQQYESAQEFAAAWFGGGLVPTAHLKYGEAKVPPAESEAIKARFMVAIENGEPFVTGKDWEYKPIDAAAAQATFIETMRFTDIEIGRFFGVPGDLFDAAVEGSSITYANITQRNLQFLVHNLGPAITRRERALSKLLPQPRFVKFNSDALLRMDPETVSTMLGQQVKDRLVAPSEARELLNRAPYTPEQIDEFKTLFPTEFKEIPAGAQRGDAR comes from the coding sequence ATGTGGGCGTGTGTTCGCTTGCGTGCTGATCTTGTGTCGACGCTGCCGATCGACACGTTCCGTAAGGTGCCGTGGGGTCAGGTGGAGGTTCCGAAACCGCCCGTGCTGGTGGAGCCTGGCGGGTCGCAGGTCGACATCGTCGAGTGGATGTACTCGACCCAGTCGGACCTTGACAGTCTGGGCAACACGGTCGGGTTGATCACCGAGAAGGACGGTGTTGGGAAGCCTCGCCGTATCGACCTGGTCGCGCGTGAGGACTACAGGATCACCTCAGTCAGAGGTGCTGTCGAGTATTGGATTCAGGGGAAGAAACGCGACTCCGAGGATGTCTGGCATGAGCGGCAGTTCACCAGTTCCGGCATGGTCGTCGGAATGTCTCCGGTGGCGTACGCGGCGCTGTCGTTGCAGCAGTACGAGTCGGCGCAGGAGTTCGCCGCGGCATGGTTCGGTGGCGGGCTGGTCCCGACGGCGCACCTGAAGTACGGGGAAGCGAAAGTCCCACCGGCAGAGTCGGAGGCGATCAAGGCCCGGTTCATGGTCGCGATCGAGAACGGGGAACCGTTCGTCACCGGCAAGGACTGGGAGTACAAGCCGATCGACGCTGCGGCAGCGCAGGCCACGTTCATCGAGACTATGCGGTTCACGGACATCGAGATCGGGCGGTTCTTCGGTGTCCCCGGTGACCTTTTCGACGCGGCTGTTGAGGGCTCGAGCATCACGTACGCGAACATCACCCAACGCAACCTGCAGTTCCTTGTCCACAACCTGGGGCCGGCGATCACACGCCGGGAGCGGGCGCTGTCGAAGCTTCTGCCGCAGCCCCGGTTCGTGAAGTTCAACAGTGACGCGTTGCTGCGGATGGACCCGGAGACGGTTTCGACGATGCTCGGGCAGCAGGTGAAAGACCGGCTGGTTGCGCCGTCCGAGGCGCGCGAACTGCTGAACCGTGCCCCCTACACACCGGAGCAGATCGACGAGTTCAAGACCCTGTTCCCGACTGAGTTCAAGGAGATCCCTGCGGGTGCGCAGAGAGGAGATGCGAGATGA
- a CDS encoding HNH endonuclease signature motif containing protein, with the protein MVAFRGSDWRVHRLVYTIEFGPIPDGFTVDHQCFNRACANPKHLRLLTWAENARRQRLSLATHCKHGHEYTPENTRTRGSTGRVCRACAAQRSRAYRARKLGS; encoded by the coding sequence ATGGTCGCATTCCGAGGCAGTGACTGGAGAGTTCATCGATTGGTATACACGATCGAGTTCGGACCGATACCGGATGGATTTACGGTCGATCACCAGTGCTTCAACAGGGCATGCGCCAATCCGAAGCACCTCCGGCTGCTTACCTGGGCGGAGAACGCTCGCCGTCAGCGCCTATCACTTGCGACGCACTGTAAACACGGGCATGAGTACACACCAGAAAACACGCGCACGCGTGGTTCGACTGGGCGTGTGTGTAGGGCATGCGCTGCTCAACGATCCCGCGCCTACCGCGCGCGAAAGCTGGGGTCGTGA
- a CDS encoding YqaJ viral recombinase family protein, with the protein MSAGIPFVKVDVTPDTPAWEAERRLSVGASEVAAVMGLSAYGVTPLDVYRQKMGVDRPFDPVLAWIGHQSEPIIEAWLREFSGLDLDIQPGFMARSVDHPYLHASFDRVNAGPFFPIQMKTAHQYAGHHWDEGIPTDIRVQVQAEMAVSGTPRALVVVWIGGREFRHFWEPRDDRFITNHLLPAVQMFWDGNVRAKVEPPPSTLAEVNAIPTEEAEIELSGEAFDTLERITVLNSDIQAQEAERDALKVALGQYVGAADTLTFEGRKVATWRQQKGRVGLDTKALREAHPDIVREFTTQGAPFRVLRRTKTKEQK; encoded by the coding sequence ATGAGTGCCGGCATCCCGTTTGTGAAGGTCGATGTGACCCCGGATACCCCAGCGTGGGAGGCAGAACGTCGCCTGTCTGTGGGTGCGTCTGAGGTTGCCGCGGTGATGGGCCTGTCAGCGTACGGGGTTACCCCGTTGGACGTGTACCGGCAGAAGATGGGTGTCGATCGTCCGTTCGACCCTGTGCTCGCGTGGATCGGGCATCAGTCCGAACCGATCATCGAAGCGTGGTTGCGGGAGTTCTCCGGCCTGGACCTGGACATTCAGCCGGGGTTCATGGCGAGGAGCGTGGATCACCCGTACCTGCACGCATCGTTCGACCGGGTGAACGCTGGCCCGTTCTTCCCGATCCAGATGAAGACCGCCCATCAGTATGCGGGGCATCACTGGGATGAGGGTATCCCCACAGACATCCGCGTCCAGGTGCAGGCCGAGATGGCCGTGTCCGGCACACCCCGCGCCCTGGTGGTCGTGTGGATCGGTGGTCGGGAGTTCCGTCACTTCTGGGAGCCCCGCGATGACCGGTTCATCACCAACCACCTGCTGCCGGCGGTGCAGATGTTCTGGGACGGGAACGTGCGGGCGAAGGTCGAACCTCCCCCGTCCACACTGGCGGAGGTCAACGCGATCCCGACCGAGGAAGCCGAGATCGAACTGTCCGGTGAAGCGTTCGACACTCTCGAACGGATCACCGTCCTGAACTCTGACATTCAGGCGCAGGAAGCGGAACGCGACGCACTCAAGGTCGCGTTAGGTCAGTACGTCGGTGCCGCCGACACCCTCACGTTTGAGGGGCGGAAGGTCGCGACGTGGCGGCAGCAGAAGGGCCGTGTGGGGCTCGACACGAAAGCGCTCCGTGAAGCGCACCCCGACATTGTTCGGGAGTTCACAACTCAGGGGGCACCGTTCAGGGTGCTCCGCCGTACAAAGACCAAGGAGCAGAAGTGA
- a CDS encoding phage tail tube protein, translated as MASMVEHQLGFKKESTFGTAVTVDRFLEFNSAPPKFEKTIEQGDGARPGGRVERGKHRSVTATRGTLDIEQVVMSSGFGTMFELLMGTGSSEEVSTDLYQQLFTFGTTNRKPSATIQVGVVMADASGTVSPITLVGAFCNSFELSIAQAGLLTLKSSWVAKEYKTDVTLATASYADDTEDFQFVGASLIVGGSVTVPTSTALASGGTEVGTVTDFSISVDHGGDEGQAFIGGGGLIGRAGVPGRAMITGSIKQEYQSNTFRDAVLADTPLALVATFEGLTDITSGNKPTVQIVCPQIRFDDGLPEPDTENAPAQDLTFKAFDDDVAAQAIYLVVRTGDTAL; from the coding sequence ATGGCAAGCATGGTCGAGCATCAGCTCGGGTTCAAGAAGGAATCGACGTTCGGCACTGCGGTTACCGTGGACCGGTTCCTGGAGTTCAACAGTGCTCCGCCGAAGTTCGAGAAGACGATCGAGCAGGGTGACGGTGCGCGTCCTGGTGGGCGTGTGGAGCGCGGTAAGCACCGGTCGGTGACTGCGACGCGCGGCACTCTCGACATTGAGCAGGTTGTGATGTCCAGCGGGTTCGGGACAATGTTCGAACTTCTGATGGGCACGGGTTCCTCGGAGGAGGTTTCGACGGACCTGTACCAGCAGTTGTTCACGTTCGGTACCACGAACCGGAAACCGTCCGCGACGATCCAGGTCGGTGTTGTGATGGCGGACGCGTCGGGGACGGTATCTCCGATCACTCTCGTCGGTGCGTTCTGCAACAGCTTCGAACTGTCGATCGCGCAGGCAGGGCTTCTCACGTTGAAGTCGTCGTGGGTGGCGAAGGAGTACAAGACCGACGTCACTCTCGCAACTGCGTCGTACGCGGACGACACGGAGGATTTCCAGTTCGTCGGTGCGTCGCTGATCGTTGGCGGTTCCGTGACTGTCCCCACCTCGACGGCGCTCGCGTCTGGCGGCACCGAGGTCGGGACAGTCACCGATTTCTCGATCAGCGTGGATCACGGCGGCGATGAGGGTCAGGCGTTCATCGGCGGCGGTGGGCTGATCGGACGCGCCGGGGTTCCCGGTCGGGCGATGATCACCGGTTCGATCAAGCAGGAGTACCAGTCCAACACGTTCCGTGACGCGGTCCTCGCTGACACCCCTCTCGCCCTGGTGGCAACGTTCGAGGGGCTCACCGACATCACGTCGGGAAACAAGCCGACCGTGCAGATCGTGTGCCCGCAGATCCGGTTCGACGATGGTCTTCCGGAGCCGGACACGGAGAACGCGCCGGCACAGGATCTCACGTTCAAAGCGTTCGATGATGACGTGGCGGCGCAGGCGATCTACCTCGTGGTCCGAACCGGCGACACTGCACTCTGA
- a CDS encoding terminase large subunit translates to MSSLTDARQGSQVPRVEFYPPYFSTAADDAIDLAAIAGLFLDPWQERVLRGSLGEREDGRWTAFRTCLVVPRQNGKNAILEARELAGLFLFGEKVIVHTAHEYKTANEAMTSMMARLRSTPELLEYVEGIEDAELDDDARRVPGMRTGNKPGVTLKNGNRLLYAARSKGSGRGFTGDLVVLDEAYALTLDEMAALLPTMAARSMQGNPQVWFTSSAGMPESTQLAALRKLAMDESADRLAYYEWSVPDDTASDDVDAWYDANPGLGIRISEEYVRDEFDTLAKNTGSDEQFRRERLGIWAPLGRDAVFNPDVWAAAGVDDDIVGARVPTFDVTNDRSWATAAWTGCNGAGQVQVELVKHDRSPHWVVPWFGELFERNPRMPRRVYCAPGGQAAVMADTFERAGIELVVLSRQDYATSCAEFYDGVTSTPPVIVHRAAGQLPLDVAVGGAAWSSGDARVWDVRKSTSIISPLVAASIGPRAFGIETDRELPDILETVG, encoded by the coding sequence ATGAGCTCGCTAACCGACGCGCGGCAAGGCTCGCAGGTTCCGCGGGTTGAGTTCTACCCTCCGTATTTTTCGACGGCGGCGGATGATGCGATTGATCTTGCTGCGATAGCTGGCCTGTTTTTGGATCCGTGGCAGGAGCGTGTTCTTCGGGGCTCTTTGGGTGAGCGTGAGGATGGCCGGTGGACGGCGTTCCGTACGTGTCTGGTGGTGCCGAGGCAGAACGGGAAGAACGCGATCCTCGAGGCCCGTGAACTTGCCGGGCTGTTCTTGTTCGGTGAGAAGGTCATCGTTCATACGGCGCACGAGTACAAGACCGCAAACGAGGCGATGACGTCGATGATGGCGCGGTTGCGTTCGACACCGGAGCTGCTCGAGTACGTCGAGGGTATTGAGGACGCTGAGCTTGATGATGATGCTCGGCGGGTGCCGGGGATGCGGACGGGCAACAAGCCCGGTGTGACGTTGAAGAACGGTAACCGGTTGTTGTACGCGGCCCGGTCTAAGGGTTCGGGTCGTGGTTTCACCGGGGATCTGGTTGTTCTGGATGAGGCGTACGCGCTGACGTTGGATGAGATGGCGGCGTTGCTGCCGACGATGGCTGCCAGGTCGATGCAGGGGAACCCGCAGGTGTGGTTCACGTCGTCGGCTGGGATGCCCGAATCGACACAGTTGGCGGCATTGCGGAAGCTCGCGATGGACGAGTCTGCTGACCGGCTCGCTTACTACGAATGGTCCGTCCCGGACGACACCGCTTCGGATGACGTTGACGCGTGGTACGACGCGAACCCTGGCCTGGGGATCAGGATCTCCGAGGAGTACGTGCGTGACGAGTTCGACACTCTCGCGAAGAACACGGGGTCGGATGAGCAGTTCCGTCGGGAACGTCTCGGGATTTGGGCGCCGCTGGGCCGTGATGCTGTGTTCAACCCGGACGTGTGGGCTGCTGCTGGTGTCGACGACGACATTGTTGGTGCGCGGGTTCCGACGTTCGATGTGACGAACGACAGGTCGTGGGCGACAGCGGCGTGGACGGGATGTAATGGTGCCGGTCAGGTGCAGGTCGAGCTTGTGAAACATGACCGATCGCCGCATTGGGTTGTGCCGTGGTTCGGTGAGTTGTTCGAACGGAACCCGCGGATGCCGCGGCGGGTGTATTGCGCGCCGGGTGGTCAAGCGGCGGTGATGGCTGACACGTTCGAACGTGCCGGCATCGAACTGGTGGTGTTGTCGCGTCAGGACTATGCCACGTCGTGCGCGGAGTTCTACGACGGTGTCACCAGCACACCTCCTGTGATTGTCCACCGCGCCGCGGGGCAGTTGCCTCTTGACGTTGCGGTGGGTGGTGCCGCGTGGTCAAGCGGAGACGCCCGCGTGTGGGATGTCCGCAAATCGACGTCGATCATCAGCCCCCTTGTTGCTGCATCTATCGGACCACGCGCGTTCGGCATCGAAACCGACAGAGAGCTACCGGACATCCTCGAGACGGTCGGTTGA
- a CDS encoding HK97 family phage prohead protease: MTIAIAADIDGRRAAALAEPGQVPSTAARSQEFGAQMRAQLVERDGKKFYQVNGYASTVEQAYEMYDFWGPYEEIIDARAFDATLSRDPDVAFLLNHRGTTMARTKSGTLFLSVDEHGLATEAFLNPERSDVRDMVIAINDGDIDQMSFAFRIVRGQWSPDYTEYRILDVELDRGDVSAVNYGANPNTSISARVKQALTAVEDLPAPMLRALVARGQERLAGSEPIDVVEDAPVRSVAQDTLAAVLVKDALTASL; encoded by the coding sequence ATGACTATCGCTATCGCAGCTGACATCGACGGGCGCCGTGCTGCGGCTCTCGCTGAGCCCGGGCAGGTTCCGTCGACCGCGGCGCGTTCGCAGGAGTTCGGCGCGCAGATGCGCGCGCAGCTCGTGGAACGTGACGGGAAGAAGTTCTACCAGGTCAATGGGTACGCCTCGACGGTTGAGCAGGCGTACGAGATGTACGACTTCTGGGGGCCGTACGAGGAGATCATCGACGCCCGTGCGTTCGACGCCACGCTGTCCCGTGACCCGGATGTTGCGTTCCTCCTGAATCACCGCGGCACGACGATGGCCCGCACGAAGTCGGGTACGTTGTTCCTGTCTGTTGACGAGCATGGTCTCGCGACGGAGGCGTTCCTGAACCCCGAGCGTTCCGATGTGCGCGACATGGTCATCGCGATCAACGACGGCGACATTGACCAGATGTCGTTCGCGTTCCGGATCGTGCGGGGGCAGTGGTCACCTGACTACACGGAGTACCGGATCCTCGATGTCGAGTTGGATCGTGGCGACGTGTCTGCGGTGAACTACGGCGCGAACCCGAACACGTCGATCAGTGCCCGCGTGAAGCAGGCACTCACGGCAGTTGAGGATCTCCCAGCACCGATGCTGCGTGCGCTGGTCGCGCGCGGGCAGGAACGCCTCGCGGGTTCCGAGCCCATCGACGTTGTTGAGGACGCCCCGGTTCGTTCGGTCGCTCAGGACACCCTCGCAGCAGTCCTCGTGAAAGACGCGCTCACCGCGTCTCTGTGA
- a CDS encoding recombinase RecT → MTDLSVAAAQAKKQPTVEDYLLRYEPEFARALGQSMDAAKFTQDALTAIKQNPQIGQADPRSLFGALFLAAQLRLPVGGPLAQFHLTTRKVKGAVTVVPIVGYNGYIQLAMNTGLYSKVSAFLVHENDYFTMGASSERGEFYDFKHADGDRGALKGVVAYAKVKGFDESSWVYLDADTIRDHHRPDYWNSTPWATREGEMFRKTAVRVLQKYLPKSTESLALSLAAQADQAVVRKVDGVPDLDIQHDEIGPAEPGVGDPLGRTAEEIAEDQK, encoded by the coding sequence GTGACCGACCTGAGCGTCGCCGCCGCGCAAGCGAAGAAGCAACCCACCGTCGAGGACTACCTACTCCGGTACGAACCCGAGTTCGCTCGCGCTCTCGGGCAGTCGATGGATGCCGCGAAGTTCACACAGGACGCCCTCACGGCGATCAAGCAGAACCCCCAGATCGGGCAAGCCGACCCGCGGTCCCTGTTCGGTGCACTGTTCCTCGCCGCGCAACTCCGGCTCCCGGTCGGTGGCCCGTTGGCGCAGTTCCACCTCACCACCCGAAAGGTCAAGGGTGCAGTAACGGTCGTCCCGATCGTGGGATACAACGGGTACATCCAGCTCGCGATGAACACGGGCCTGTACTCGAAGGTGTCCGCGTTCCTTGTCCATGAGAACGACTACTTCACTATGGGGGCGTCGTCGGAGCGGGGCGAGTTCTACGACTTCAAACACGCAGACGGCGACCGCGGCGCGCTGAAGGGTGTGGTCGCTTACGCGAAGGTGAAGGGCTTCGACGAGTCCTCGTGGGTTTACCTCGACGCTGACACGATCCGCGACCACCACCGACCCGACTACTGGAACAGCACACCGTGGGCAACCCGTGAGGGTGAGATGTTCCGTAAGACGGCCGTGCGTGTGTTGCAGAAGTACCTCCCGAAGTCCACCGAATCGCTGGCGTTGTCTCTTGCCGCGCAGGCCGATCAGGCGGTGGTCCGCAAGGTCGACGGTGTGCCCGATCTGGACATTCAGCACGACGAGATCGGTCCGGCTGAGCCGGGTGTGGGTGACCCGCTTGGGCGCACGGCGGAAGAGATCGCTGAGGACCAGAAGTGA